From Gammaproteobacteria bacterium, the proteins below share one genomic window:
- a CDS encoding FAD-binding oxidoreductase has product MTEKRLDELGPALRGEMVTRENNEAFEAARFRGWNRDLNTRMTPLGFVVASGTRDVATTVKYCRSNNIPITVRGKGAHSPYGMANDTLVIDLVKMTAVRVDPENRLVHVQAGADGGDVDHETALHNLICATGSVSHTGFAGVALGGGIGHLSRWLGAVVDSIVSYEMVTAEGEVVRVDESQDPELFWGMRGNGASFGIVTEFVLKLRDMPNAGAIRAAPILWGIDKANEVMSSWMGRIARPGRKDTETLQFAFLHSPDGHPVCGVIPLIVGETEEAATATCDEVAAYGGGALVRQDTQLPYTAMQAALDEAFPYNVNYWDKGVFVDWDPSDDKAVQAIVDIAVRTWSKQPEFASKTCTFLLFMEVNGAVGEADPASTSFGARGGRLWCSALTGWSDDDDGKRAASKKWCDTFVEALEPFHVTTYLNNAMPVNEKEMRRVFPEETMKRLRALKKKHDPQGMFKTGAWQYEANT; this is encoded by the coding sequence ATGACCGAGAAGCGGCTCGATGAGCTCGGGCCAGCGCTACGCGGAGAGATGGTCACGCGCGAGAATAATGAGGCGTTCGAGGCCGCCCGCTTCCGGGGCTGGAATCGCGACCTGAATACGCGCATGACTCCTTTGGGATTCGTGGTCGCATCTGGCACACGGGATGTCGCGACTACCGTGAAGTACTGTCGCTCCAACAACATACCCATCACGGTTCGCGGCAAGGGCGCCCACTCCCCCTACGGGATGGCGAATGATACCCTCGTAATCGACCTGGTTAAGATGACCGCCGTCCGCGTCGATCCGGAGAACAGGTTGGTTCATGTCCAGGCGGGTGCCGACGGAGGCGACGTCGACCACGAGACGGCACTTCACAACCTCATCTGCGCAACCGGCTCTGTCTCACACACCGGTTTCGCGGGCGTAGCGCTCGGCGGAGGCATCGGCCACCTGAGTCGTTGGCTCGGGGCCGTTGTGGACAGCATCGTCAGCTACGAAATGGTCACCGCCGAGGGAGAGGTTGTCCGTGTGGACGAATCCCAGGATCCGGAGTTGTTCTGGGGGATGCGCGGCAACGGAGCGAGCTTTGGCATCGTTACCGAATTCGTGTTGAAGCTCCGCGACATGCCCAACGCCGGGGCTATTCGCGCAGCTCCCATACTGTGGGGTATCGACAAGGCAAACGAAGTCATGTCGTCGTGGATGGGGCGCATTGCCAGGCCCGGACGCAAGGACACAGAGACTCTTCAGTTTGCGTTCCTCCACTCCCCAGATGGTCACCCGGTCTGTGGCGTCATTCCTCTCATCGTCGGCGAGACAGAGGAAGCGGCCACGGCGACCTGTGACGAGGTGGCAGCGTATGGCGGCGGGGCGCTGGTGCGTCAGGACACCCAGCTGCCGTACACAGCGATGCAGGCTGCGCTGGACGAGGCCTTCCCGTACAACGTCAACTACTGGGACAAGGGTGTCTTTGTAGATTGGGATCCCAGTGACGACAAGGCAGTTCAGGCCATCGTCGACATCGCTGTTAGGACCTGGAGCAAGCAGCCCGAATTCGCGTCGAAGACGTGTACGTTCCTGCTCTTCATGGAGGTCAATGGTGCCGTGGGCGAGGCTGATCCAGCCTCCACCTCATTTGGCGCTCGCGGCGGACGCCTGTGGTGCTCGGCTCTCACCGGCTGGTCCGACGACGACGACGGCAAACGCGCCGCCAGCAAGAAGTGGTGCGACACCTTCGTCGAAGCGCTGGAACCGTTTCACGTGACGACGTATCTCAACAACGCCATGCCCGTGAATGAAAAAGAAATGCGGCGCGTCTTTCCGGAAGAAACCATGAAGCGTCTGCGGGCTCTCAAGAAGAAGCACGACCCCCAGGGCATGTTCAAGACGGGAGCGTGGCAATACGAGGCCAACACCTGA
- a CDS encoding TonB-dependent receptor, producing MKWTAALLSVAMVGHVGAEEIETLDPLEVTATPERTRRVGDVDLAETPAVVTVIRRERFEGSLTSLGEVIEAETGVQVRRSGGLGSISEASLRGASSQQVMVYLDGLPLNQAFGGGVDLSRVSLASVGAIEIYRGITPIQFSRASLGGAINIRTPRASEGNRTSTNVGYGSFHTVEAGLLHQGEHRGWETVLSADYLNSKNDFTFVNDNGTDLNSGDDREEQRNNAQVERGGGLFKTGRRLGDDVRLDLMVTGFGRDQGLPSVDNSPDTVATLDTREFNGNLRLSAETLADTPWNGSLRLYGGTVREDFDDSLAQIGQIASDTLDHTHRYGAQAYAERAVLDSTIAAILDVSRETYESEDQLDRRETREASRNSLEAGMQASLFWFDQRLLVVPALRYLVNQDAFGDPSGPRTESWWSPQLGLKYEVTPGLDLQANAGRYARPPSFFELFGDRGFIIGNSELEAESGINLDLGLLYNAYAPAAWLDSVELRATGFYSDVDDLIAFVFDARGVGRSVNISSASIVGLELGTTLTFPSDTLMTVNATFLNPENSSDVAAFDGKRLPGRYTTDLYLRLDQFLGRFKFYYEFLYQSGLFYDRANLLPATSVNKHSVGVAGEFGRWRLGFQAENLTNQNFEQFNGFPTPGRAFFGTVSWRFDG from the coding sequence ATGAAGTGGACAGCGGCTCTCCTCTCGGTGGCAATGGTGGGGCACGTCGGCGCCGAGGAGATCGAGACCCTCGATCCTCTCGAGGTTACGGCCACGCCGGAGCGCACGCGCCGTGTCGGCGACGTGGACCTGGCCGAGACGCCGGCGGTGGTCACCGTGATCAGGCGCGAACGCTTCGAGGGAAGCTTGACCAGCCTGGGTGAGGTCATCGAAGCGGAGACAGGTGTTCAGGTACGGCGTTCGGGGGGCCTTGGCAGTATCTCCGAGGCCTCGCTGCGTGGCGCATCGAGCCAGCAGGTCATGGTCTATCTCGATGGACTGCCACTCAACCAGGCCTTTGGCGGGGGGGTCGACCTGAGTCGGGTCAGCCTCGCCTCGGTCGGTGCCATCGAGATCTATCGCGGTATCACCCCGATACAGTTTTCCCGGGCCTCCCTGGGCGGGGCGATCAATATCCGTACCCCCCGCGCGAGTGAGGGGAATCGGACCTCGACCAATGTCGGGTACGGATCGTTCCACACCGTGGAGGCGGGCCTGCTGCATCAGGGAGAGCACCGCGGTTGGGAAACGGTGCTTTCGGCCGACTACCTGAACTCGAAGAATGATTTCACCTTCGTCAACGACAACGGCACGGACCTCAACTCGGGTGATGATCGCGAGGAGCAGCGCAACAACGCCCAGGTGGAGCGAGGCGGGGGGCTATTCAAAACCGGTCGCCGTCTCGGCGACGACGTCCGGCTCGACCTCATGGTCACGGGTTTCGGCAGGGATCAGGGACTGCCGAGTGTCGACAACAGTCCCGATACCGTGGCAACCCTCGATACCCGGGAGTTCAACGGCAACCTGCGGCTGAGTGCGGAGACACTGGCCGACACTCCCTGGAACGGCAGCCTGAGGCTGTACGGCGGAACCGTGCGAGAGGACTTCGACGACAGTCTCGCGCAGATCGGACAGATCGCGAGCGACACCCTCGATCATACTCACCGATACGGCGCGCAGGCCTATGCCGAGCGTGCCGTTCTCGACAGCACCATCGCCGCGATCCTCGACGTGAGCCGGGAGACCTACGAGTCGGAGGACCAGCTCGATCGCAGGGAAACCCGCGAGGCGTCACGCAACTCGCTGGAAGCCGGGATGCAGGCATCTCTGTTCTGGTTCGACCAGCGACTGCTCGTCGTCCCGGCCCTGCGCTATCTGGTCAACCAGGACGCGTTCGGTGACCCCTCGGGGCCACGTACCGAATCCTGGTGGAGCCCGCAACTGGGTCTCAAGTACGAGGTCACCCCCGGGCTGGACCTGCAGGCAAATGCGGGGCGCTACGCCAGGCCCCCGAGCTTTTTCGAGCTCTTTGGCGACCGCGGGTTCATCATCGGCAACAGCGAGCTCGAGGCGGAGTCCGGCATCAATCTGGATCTGGGCCTTTTGTACAACGCCTACGCCCCGGCTGCCTGGCTCGACAGCGTCGAGTTGCGCGCCACGGGCTTCTACAGTGACGTCGACGACCTCATCGCCTTCGTCTTCGACGCGCGCGGCGTGGGTAGATCCGTCAATATTTCCAGCGCCAGCATCGTCGGGCTGGAGCTCGGTACTACCCTGACGTTTCCCTCCGATACCCTGATGACCGTCAACGCGACGTTTCTGAACCCCGAGAATAGTAGCGACGTGGCCGCGTTCGACGGCAAGCGGCTCCCGGGGCGCTACACAACGGACCTGTACCTGAGGCTCGACCAGTTCCTGGGCCGGTTCAAGTTCTATTACGAGTTCCTGTACCAGAGCGGCCTGTTCTACGACCGGGCCAATCTGCTTCCCGCGACCAGCGTGAACAAGCATAGCGTCGGAGTCGCCGGAGAATTCGGGCGCTGGCGGCTAGGCTTCCAGGCGGAAAACCTCACGAACCAGAACTTCGAACAGTTCAACGGCTTTCCGACACCGGGTCGGGCGTTTTTCGGGACGGTGTCATGGCGGTTCGACGGATGA
- a CDS encoding DUF1631 domain-containing protein — MNENAKYSTLIPKLRARASDMMGATFEQTLKRARDPEFRSDPNAENMYTRYDALDTFSTHYETIRSQAIDTLLGGLVKGRPGTAQLPALDDIDGLSLVGADAMDLAVASTRGIQKANESYRELLLHLDLRLAELALLSGARIEPTGFHPEKIYKAIEQALSAMDLETESKLILFGLLDGYIAAGIEKFYQAVNQLLIDGDVLASDHLMRHALKARDAVRSERMPTGAHPQIPAGWAPEGTAGSSVEQARHLDPRAGYESGLYPGIGAAPQAAGSGGIDSGALGALRSYIAGGPAGQAPHPTATGSQPALFAAVASTSPVVRALTAVQRAASADGVALAADEIKGQLAAAYSGEAGSGDTWKITEGEERVIDFVSQIFQGLFEDNSVSDAIKALISRLQIPIIKLALLDFNFFQHPDHPARRVLNELVQIGIGLEDRDDPLFFRLQSIVETILADFDTDTQPFEDALRKLAELTARDSSEAEENEVRTLQEAVREARRSAAKRHVISTVNHFIRKKQVPAEGIQFILKCWAPYMGMLYLRDGKDSKNWGEAVGALRHIIEAVQPERTRAEVEALIGKDETFFDEISDTLSESFTLQEGQKGILSRFRDWFHAWSGNLLNEETEEREAAVVEGAEIPEDLPVPNIENLLPEVDPNAGTPEDLVKDLLDRIPAEVKPRSWFEIYRGEDHAKRRLKLSTILKDTGKLLFADRKGHDALEVDLAGFLDDLREGRSRLIEETSCFDRALSAVITNIQDNNLHQSTAA; from the coding sequence ATGAACGAGAACGCCAAATACTCAACACTCATCCCGAAACTGAGGGCTCGGGCGAGCGACATGATGGGCGCGACCTTCGAACAGACGCTGAAAAGGGCGCGCGACCCCGAGTTTCGCTCCGATCCTAACGCCGAGAACATGTATACGCGCTACGACGCGCTCGATACCTTCAGCACGCACTACGAGACCATCCGTTCCCAGGCGATCGACACCCTGCTCGGTGGACTGGTGAAGGGTCGGCCGGGAACGGCCCAACTCCCCGCGCTCGACGACATCGACGGGCTGTCGCTGGTTGGCGCAGACGCCATGGATCTCGCCGTAGCCAGTACCCGGGGCATCCAGAAGGCCAACGAGTCCTACCGCGAGCTGCTCCTCCACCTCGACCTGCGTCTTGCCGAACTTGCACTCCTGAGCGGGGCGCGAATCGAGCCCACGGGGTTCCACCCCGAGAAGATTTACAAGGCCATCGAGCAGGCGCTGTCCGCGATGGACCTGGAGACCGAAAGCAAACTGATCCTGTTTGGCTTGCTGGACGGGTACATCGCTGCGGGAATCGAAAAATTCTACCAGGCCGTCAACCAGCTCCTAATCGACGGGGATGTCCTGGCTTCGGACCACCTCATGCGGCACGCGCTGAAGGCCCGCGATGCCGTCAGGTCCGAACGCATGCCGACGGGTGCACACCCGCAGATCCCAGCCGGATGGGCGCCGGAAGGAACCGCTGGCTCCTCCGTCGAACAGGCCAGACACCTCGATCCCCGCGCCGGCTATGAATCCGGTCTCTACCCGGGGATCGGCGCCGCACCCCAGGCGGCGGGGTCCGGCGGCATTGATTCCGGTGCCCTGGGGGCATTGCGATCCTACATCGCAGGAGGACCTGCCGGACAGGCCCCACATCCCACCGCGACCGGTAGTCAGCCTGCCCTGTTCGCGGCGGTCGCTTCGACGAGTCCCGTGGTGCGGGCGCTCACCGCCGTGCAGCGCGCGGCGTCGGCAGACGGTGTCGCCCTGGCGGCGGACGAGATCAAGGGGCAACTGGCGGCTGCCTATTCCGGGGAAGCCGGGAGCGGCGATACGTGGAAGATTACCGAGGGCGAAGAGCGCGTCATCGACTTCGTCAGCCAGATCTTTCAGGGTCTTTTCGAGGACAACTCGGTCAGCGACGCGATCAAGGCGCTGATCTCCCGGCTGCAGATCCCGATCATCAAGCTGGCCCTGCTCGATTTCAATTTCTTCCAGCACCCGGACCATCCCGCGCGACGCGTCCTCAACGAGCTGGTTCAGATCGGCATCGGGCTCGAAGACCGGGACGACCCGCTGTTCTTCCGGCTCCAGAGTATCGTCGAAACCATCCTCGCCGACTTCGATACCGACACGCAGCCCTTTGAAGACGCCCTGCGCAAACTCGCCGAACTGACCGCACGCGACAGCTCGGAAGCCGAGGAGAACGAGGTACGGACCCTTCAGGAAGCGGTACGAGAGGCCCGCCGCTCCGCCGCCAAGCGGCACGTCATCTCTACAGTCAATCACTTCATTCGCAAGAAACAGGTACCCGCCGAGGGGATCCAGTTCATCCTGAAGTGCTGGGCACCCTACATGGGCATGCTGTACCTGAGGGACGGCAAGGACTCGAAAAACTGGGGGGAAGCCGTCGGTGCGCTCAGGCACATCATCGAGGCCGTGCAGCCGGAACGGACCCGTGCCGAGGTGGAGGCGCTGATCGGTAAGGACGAAACCTTCTTCGACGAGATCAGCGACACGCTGTCGGAGTCCTTTACCCTCCAGGAAGGTCAGAAAGGCATCCTGTCGCGATTCCGCGACTGGTTCCATGCGTGGTCCGGCAATCTCCTGAATGAGGAAACCGAGGAACGAGAGGCCGCCGTCGTCGAAGGTGCGGAGATCCCCGAAGATCTCCCCGTACCGAATATCGAGAACCTGCTACCCGAGGTGGACCCCAACGCGGGCACGCCCGAAGACCTGGTGAAGGATCTTCTCGACCGAATCCCAGCGGAGGTGAAACCGCGCTCCTGGTTCGAGATCTACCGGGGCGAGGATCATGCCAAACGTCGCCTCAAGCTGTCGACCATTCTCAAGGACACGGGAAAGCTGCTGTTTGCCGACCGGAAAGGTCACGACGCCCTCGAGGTCGATCTAGCGGGTTTTCTGGACGACCTGCGCGAGGGCCGATCCCGCCTGATCGAGGAAACCTCCTGCTTCGACCGGGCCCTGTCGGCGGTGATCACCAATATCCAGGACAACAACCTGCATCAATCGACGGCTGCCTGA
- the cysG gene encoding siroheme synthase CysG, translated as MERLPIFLDVKEQPCLVVGAGAVAARKAALLSVAGASVIVVAPAAGREMQELVDTGKARIESRPFVAEDLEDKALVIAATNDALINREIAELARAHFIPVNVVTGSGDGSFVMPSIIDRSPVQIAVSTGGASPVLARLLRTRLEICTPAAYGRLARLVESCRARAKEVFPRVERRRAFWESVLEGPIAEMVFAGRDDAAREELRRLLDEAEGEPPHSGEVYLVGAGPGDPDLLTFRAVRLMQKADVVVYDRLVSQPVLDLVRRDAEQYYAGKERSRHAIPQENINQLLVRLAREGKRVLRLKGGDPFIFGRGGEEIASLIEEDVPFQVVPGITAAAGCAAYAGIPLTHRDYAQACIFVTGHLKDGSVDLNWEMLAHERQTVVFYMGLHGVRVICEQLKIHGLAGSTPAALITQGTTPDQRVLLGDLESLPGLVENNDVKPPTLIIVGEVVRLHEKLQWFHPETDVTAEAVRNYSGVSGLDGRDS; from the coding sequence ATGGAGCGGTTACCCATATTTCTCGATGTCAAGGAACAGCCCTGTCTCGTCGTCGGCGCCGGGGCGGTCGCGGCGCGCAAGGCCGCGCTGCTGAGCGTCGCCGGCGCCAGTGTGATCGTCGTGGCGCCGGCGGCGGGGCGCGAAATGCAGGAGCTTGTCGATACCGGAAAGGCCCGGATCGAGTCGCGGCCATTCGTTGCGGAGGATCTCGAGGACAAGGCACTGGTCATTGCCGCGACGAACGATGCCTTGATAAATCGTGAGATCGCCGAGCTGGCGCGGGCCCATTTCATTCCGGTCAATGTCGTCACCGGGTCGGGGGACGGCAGCTTCGTCATGCCCTCGATCATCGACCGTTCGCCGGTGCAGATCGCCGTCTCGACCGGCGGGGCGTCCCCGGTCCTGGCGAGGTTGCTGAGAACGCGACTGGAGATCTGCACCCCGGCGGCCTACGGGCGCCTGGCGAGGCTTGTCGAGTCTTGCCGGGCCAGGGCCAAGGAGGTGTTTCCACGGGTCGAGCGGCGCCGCGCGTTCTGGGAATCCGTCCTGGAGGGGCCGATCGCCGAGATGGTCTTCGCGGGCCGCGACGACGCAGCGCGCGAGGAACTGCGCCGCCTGCTCGACGAGGCGGAGGGGGAACCACCGCACAGCGGTGAGGTCTACCTGGTGGGCGCCGGACCCGGGGACCCGGACCTGTTGACTTTCCGGGCCGTGCGTCTGATGCAGAAGGCGGACGTGGTGGTCTACGACCGGCTCGTCTCTCAACCGGTGCTGGACCTGGTGAGGCGGGACGCCGAGCAGTATTACGCGGGCAAGGAGCGCTCCCGTCACGCGATCCCCCAGGAAAACATCAACCAGTTGCTGGTGAGGCTCGCCCGGGAGGGCAAGCGTGTCCTCCGGCTCAAGGGTGGCGATCCCTTCATCTTCGGTCGTGGCGGGGAGGAGATCGCCTCCCTGATCGAGGAAGACGTCCCGTTCCAGGTGGTGCCCGGCATCACCGCGGCGGCCGGCTGCGCGGCCTACGCCGGTATCCCGCTAACCCATCGCGACTACGCCCAGGCCTGCATCTTCGTCACCGGCCACCTCAAGGACGGATCGGTCGACCTCAACTGGGAGATGCTCGCGCACGAGCGACAGACCGTCGTGTTCTACATGGGGCTGCACGGGGTGCGGGTCATCTGCGAACAGTTGAAGATCCATGGATTGGCCGGTTCGACGCCCGCGGCCCTGATCACCCAGGGCACCACACCGGATCAGCGTGTTCTGCTCGGCGACCTGGAGAGCCTCCCCGGATTGGTCGAGAACAACGACGTGAAGCCCCCGACACTGATCATCGTCGGCGAGGTCGTGCGGTTGCACGAAAAACTGCAGTGGTTCCACCCCGAAACCGATGTCACGGCGGAGGCGGTCAGGAACTATTCCGGCGTCTCCGGGCTTGACGGGAGGGATTCGTAA
- a CDS encoding sulfur reduction protein DsrS, producing MQLSGEDTLRLNVLLALDLQAVRIDESRMVVHALSDKGEAKVKLYPTGRDEPYLKLVRQTLSTRFLGSPGGFPVYLRRWTRMGQARSDSLERLLLLGEPEAVAAVVHAPGLTNEIARRAWWADPTAPNARRMLEREAVAGGSMGPHLAAFLLEFLPFEEEPQDMIDSVRLILQPGLTSREQRDALWARCNRKNSYYVGFLAAIPDALPEPVSPYPGVAGVEAALEPLINSGNPFARQLVRVLGAAGQRYLLTAEKVLRKPVNQDVVVALLDTVGDYFAGVRPDEERRRAYSAIDVAAGEFFGDNCPDELKAVLERAPAQRERLRAMVSLSMIGEQLVAPIFGVTDSIGTVMRRKIEPVTGPILEQFALLRSDD from the coding sequence ATGCAGTTGTCCGGCGAAGACACCCTGCGTCTCAACGTACTACTCGCCCTGGATCTTCAAGCGGTCCGAATCGACGAGTCACGCATGGTCGTGCACGCCCTCTCCGACAAGGGTGAGGCGAAGGTAAAGCTCTATCCGACCGGCCGGGACGAACCCTATCTCAAACTGGTCCGGCAAACGCTTTCGACCCGTTTTCTCGGTTCCCCGGGGGGGTTCCCGGTCTATCTGCGGCGGTGGACCCGCATGGGGCAGGCGCGCAGTGACAGCCTGGAAAGACTGTTGCTGCTGGGCGAGCCCGAGGCCGTTGCCGCGGTGGTTCACGCCCCGGGTCTGACCAACGAGATCGCTCGACGCGCCTGGTGGGCGGACCCGACCGCGCCCAACGCCAGGCGTATGCTGGAGCGCGAGGCCGTCGCCGGCGGCTCGATGGGTCCGCACCTGGCGGCGTTTCTCCTGGAGTTCCTGCCCTTCGAGGAAGAGCCGCAGGACATGATCGATTCGGTACGCCTGATTCTGCAGCCGGGGTTGACGAGCCGGGAGCAGCGCGATGCGCTCTGGGCGCGCTGCAATCGGAAGAACTCGTACTATGTCGGATTTCTGGCCGCCATTCCGGACGCGTTGCCGGAACCCGTCTCGCCATATCCAGGCGTGGCGGGCGTGGAGGCCGCGCTGGAGCCCCTGATCAACTCGGGCAATCCCTTTGCGCGACAACTCGTCCGGGTGCTGGGCGCGGCGGGTCAGCGCTATCTGCTGACGGCGGAAAAGGTATTGCGAAAACCGGTAAACCAGGACGTCGTTGTCGCGTTGCTCGACACGGTCGGGGACTATTTCGCCGGCGTGCGGCCGGACGAGGAACGCAGGCGCGCATACTCGGCCATCGACGTGGCGGCCGGGGAGTTCTTCGGGGACAACTGTCCCGATGAACTGAAGGCGGTCCTCGAAAGGGCGCCGGCGCAGCGCGAACGCCTGCGCGCGATGGTGTCGCTCTCAATGATCGGCGAGCAGCTCGTGGCGCCGATCTTTGGTGTGACGGATTCGATCGGTACCGTCATGCGCAGGAAGATCGAGCCCGTGACCGGGCCGATACTCGAACAGTTCGCCCTGTTGAGGTCGGACGATTGA
- a CDS encoding VWA-like domain-containing protein: protein MDLQSIENKLSAARTRLILDKPFLGALVLRLPLVAADPKWCRTTATDARKFYFNPEYIEALRSDETQFILAHEALHCALSHFARRAHRIKHRWDLACDFAINPLLVGDGLVPPPGMLMEDSYRGMTAEEIYPFLEDKDDESKTLDQHVYDRDEADEGKRDAGGGENKAPKDNPRDGGQTANDRPEAVPDTERGGAPQPPPLSSSEREALAVQWQQRLAGAAQQAAQAGKLGGELARMVDFLLQPQLPWRMLLARYMTTVARDDYSYSRPNSRRGDPAILPSLRSAQINLVVALDVSGSVSGTEMTEFLSEVDALKGQMRARITLLACDAKLAPDAPWCFEPWEAFALPRSFKGGGGTNFNPVFEWVSAQDMQPDLLVYFTDAQGRFPDLAPAYPVIWLVKGKTPVPWGQRVQLN from the coding sequence GTGGATCTCCAGTCGATCGAGAACAAGCTGTCGGCGGCGCGCACGCGGCTGATACTCGACAAGCCCTTCCTGGGCGCGCTGGTCCTGCGCCTGCCCCTGGTCGCGGCGGACCCGAAGTGGTGCCGCACCACGGCGACGGACGCACGCAAGTTCTATTTCAACCCGGAGTATATCGAGGCCCTGCGGTCCGACGAGACGCAGTTCATTCTGGCGCACGAGGCGCTGCACTGCGCCCTGTCGCATTTCGCGCGGCGCGCGCATCGCATCAAGCACCGCTGGGATCTCGCCTGCGATTTCGCCATCAATCCGCTGCTGGTGGGCGACGGGCTAGTGCCGCCGCCCGGCATGCTGATGGAGGACAGCTATCGGGGGATGACCGCCGAGGAGATCTATCCCTTTCTGGAGGATAAGGACGACGAGTCCAAGACCCTGGATCAGCACGTCTACGACCGGGACGAGGCCGACGAAGGCAAGCGCGACGCCGGTGGCGGGGAAAACAAGGCCCCGAAAGACAATCCGCGGGACGGGGGACAGACGGCCAACGATCGGCCGGAGGCCGTCCCGGACACCGAACGGGGCGGCGCGCCGCAGCCACCCCCACTGAGCAGTTCGGAACGCGAGGCGCTTGCCGTACAATGGCAGCAGCGCCTGGCCGGCGCGGCTCAACAGGCCGCCCAGGCGGGCAAGCTCGGTGGCGAACTCGCGCGCATGGTGGATTTCCTGCTGCAGCCACAGTTGCCCTGGCGCATGCTCCTCGCCCGCTACATGACCACCGTCGCCCGGGACGACTACAGCTATTCGCGTCCGAATTCCCGGCGGGGCGACCCGGCTATCCTGCCGTCGCTGCGCAGTGCACAGATCAATCTCGTCGTCGCGCTCGACGTCTCGGGTTCCGTGTCAGGGACGGAGATGACGGAGTTCCTCTCGGAAGTGGATGCACTCAAGGGACAGATGCGCGCCAGGATCACGCTGCTGGCCTGTGATGCGAAACTCGCCCCGGATGCACCGTGGTGCTTCGAGCCCTGGGAGGCGTTCGCACTGCCGCGCTCGTTCAAGGGTGGTGGCGGTACCAACTTCAATCCGGTATTCGAGTGGGTCTCGGCGCAGGACATGCAGCCCGACCTGCTGGTGTACTTCACCGACGCGCAGGGTAGGTTCCCGGATCTTGCGCCGGCCTACCCGGTCATCTGGCTGGTCAAGGGAAAGACACCCGTACCCTGGGGGCAACGGGTGCAGCTGAACTGA
- a CDS encoding MoxR family ATPase: MRPAHIISILDREFLGAREGHHTPVMLWGPPGVGKSQMVAQIAERHGVPVIDIRLSQMEPSDLRGIPFRIGESVEWAVPAMLPDETRHGSQGVLFLDEITSAAPSVSAAAYQLILDRRLGHYFVPEGWAIFAAGNRQGDRGVTYTMPAPLANRFSHYEVETHLDDWVSWAYGNGIDERVIGFLRFRPDLLFDFDPAHNPVAFPSPRSWEFAHRALQKFIDRSDLLSGALQACVGPAAGVELGAFVASLDQMPDLEAILRGEEASVPEEIDLQYAVAAALVGRAIRARGTAQADETYSRILEYARLFPQREMGVMMVSDMHRAIGEALFQSPAFSAWANDIADLMLYET; the protein is encoded by the coding sequence ATGCGACCGGCACACATCATCTCCATACTGGATCGGGAATTCCTGGGCGCCCGCGAGGGCCATCACACGCCGGTGATGCTGTGGGGCCCGCCCGGGGTCGGCAAGTCGCAGATGGTGGCGCAGATCGCCGAGCGGCATGGGGTCCCGGTAATCGACATCCGGCTCTCGCAGATGGAGCCCAGTGACCTGCGGGGTATTCCGTTTCGCATTGGCGAATCCGTGGAGTGGGCCGTGCCGGCGATGCTACCGGATGAAACGCGGCACGGGTCGCAGGGCGTCCTGTTCCTCGACGAGATCACCTCGGCCGCACCCAGCGTTTCGGCCGCCGCGTATCAGCTCATTCTCGATCGCCGGCTGGGGCACTATTTCGTCCCCGAAGGCTGGGCGATCTTCGCGGCCGGTAACCGCCAGGGCGACCGGGGTGTGACCTATACCATGCCCGCGCCGCTGGCCAACCGCTTTTCCCACTACGAGGTTGAGACCCATCTGGACGATTGGGTGTCCTGGGCGTACGGTAACGGCATCGACGAGCGCGTGATCGGATTTCTGCGGTTTCGGCCCGACCTGCTGTTCGATTTCGACCCCGCCCACAATCCGGTGGCGTTTCCCTCGCCGCGCTCCTGGGAATTTGCGCACCGGGCGCTGCAGAAATTCATCGATCGCAGCGATCTGCTGTCGGGCGCCCTGCAGGCCTGCGTCGGACCGGCGGCCGGCGTCGAACTCGGGGCCTTCGTGGCGAGCCTGGACCAGATGCCGGACCTGGAGGCGATCCTGCGCGGCGAGGAGGCTTCTGTGCCAGAGGAGATCGACCTGCAATATGCGGTCGCCGCGGCGCTTGTCGGGCGTGCCATCCGTGCGCGCGGTACCGCCCAGGCGGACGAGACCTACAGCCGGATCCTGGAATACGCCCGGCTTTTTCCGCAGCGCGAGATGGGGGTGATGATGGTTTCGGACATGCACCGCGCGATCGGCGAGGCCCTGTTTCAGTCCCCCGCCTTCTCGGCCTGGGCAAACGATATCGCGGACCTCATGCTCTATGAGACGTAG